CATTTGTCCGAAAATGACTTCCGAGTTATTGCGTGTGCAAAACAAATTTGCATATACCAAAGGCTTGGTTCAAATCCTTTCGCATACAGTAGATCCTGAAAACGATTCGGTACCTGTGTTGAAAGCATATTCTGAAATGGTGCATGCCGATACGAAAATGTGGACCTTTGTTACCGGTGATAAAAAAGAATTGTACGACATGGCACGCACCAGCTATTTGTTGAATGCAACTGAAGGGGATGGCGGACCGGATGATTTTGTACACAGTGAACTATTTATTTTAATTGATAAAGAAAAACACATCCGAGGAATTTATGATGGCACCGATATTAAAGCAGTAAGTAATTTAATGGACGACATTAAAGTGCTGATGGCAGAATACATGATTCATCAAAAACCGGATAAGGTTGTAATTGGTAAACCAGAAAAAAATAAAACAAATGAGTGATAAAGCAGTTTTTAGAGTAGTAATGGGCATTTCCATTTTTGTTTTTGTTGCAGTAGTGATCCTCAACAAAAAAATATTGCCTGTTCCGGAAGTGATTCCTGATTTTGTTTACAAACTACCTAAACTCAATGCGATGATAAATGGTACCTGTACCTTGTTGTTGCTTTTATCATTATACATGATTAAACAAAAAAACATTGTTGTCCATAAGAAGTTAAACATCTTTGCTTTTGTATTATCGTCACTTTTCTTGGTTTCCTATATTACCTATCATTGGATGGCACAAGAAACAGCTTACCCTGCTGAGGCGCCCGCAAGATCAGTTTATTTGATGATATTAATCAGTCATATTATTTTGGCTGCATTGGTTTTACCCCTAATTTTGTTATCGTTTTATTATGGTTTAAAAGCACAGAGTGAAGGAGGAGTGGAGTACATTAAAAAGCATAGAAAATTAACCCGCTGGAGTTACCCCATTTGGTTGTATGTAACAATAACAGGTGTTGTTGTTTATGTGATGATTTCTCCTTTTTATACGCATTAATTTTATACATATAAAAGAATGAAATTGAAAAAAATCATTTCGAAAATTGTTTTTGTACTGCTTTTACTTTTTGTGAATGCCAATACATTTGCACAATGTGCCATGTGTAAAAGCTCTGTTGAAAGTAATCTGGAAGAAGGCGGTTCTATCGGTCGTGAGTTAAATACTGGAATTTTGTATTTGATGGCCATCCCTTACATTATTTTAATGTTGGGTGGTTATTTCTTTTTCAAAAAACAAATTGATGCAAAAGTTATTGCTTGGAAAAACAAACATTTTCCGCGTAAGCAAGCTAACTAATGCTTCACTGAATGATTATTCTTTTCTTATAAGTATTTTTTTTATTGCTCAATTCTACAATATATACTCCTCTAGGCAGTTCTGAAATATTTACTTCCTTAACATAAATTTGATTAAAAACTGTTTCTCCAAGAATAGTATAGATTTTAATTGCCTTAATTTTGTCTTTTAAGTATGAATCGTCAATTGTGAATTTTCCGTTTGATGGATTGGGATAAACTGAAAAATATTGATGTTCATTGTTCTCAATTATATTATTTATAACTGGACATAAACTATTTACTTGAATAGGAATGGTTCTGGTAGTTGTTGATCCATCACCAAGTTGGCCAGCTGCATTATATCCAAAGGCCCAAAGTGTTCCATCGTTTTTTAATGCTAAGGAGTGTGCATTTCCAGCGATTGAAGTAATACTAGAGAGAGAACTTACTTGCAGAGGAATATTGCTAGATGTAAAACTGCCATTTCCAAGTTGACCATTTCCATTTCCACCCCAGGTCCAAATTGTTCCATCACTTTTTATTGCAAGCGAATGAATAAATCCTCCGGCAATTGCCTTAACTGGAAAAAGAGATGAAACTTGATTAGGAATACTGCTATTTATATTTGTGCCGTCACCGAGTTGTCCATTTAAATTATAACCCCAGGACCAAATAGTACTATCGCTTTTTAATGCGAGAGAATGATAGTATCCGCAAGCAATTTTTGAGATTCCAGACAGAGCTGTTATTTGAATTGGAAAATTGCTATCAACGGTTGTTCCATCGCCTAGCTGACCAAAAGAGTTGCTTCCACAAGCCCATACTGTGCTATCATTTTTTAGTGCTAGAAAGTGGTCTGCTAGAGAAGAAATGGAAATAATATCTGTTAGAAAATAAGCCTGTACAGGAAGATTACTATTTGTATTTGTAGAGTCTCCTAATTGCCCATTATCATTATCTCCCCACGTCCAAACAGTCCCATCATTTTTAAGCGCTAAAGAAAAATGATGTCCCGAAGCTATTGCTATAATATTTGAAAGAGATGTTACTTGAATAGGAATGCTACTATTTATATTATTACCATTTCCTAATTGACCTTCTGTATTTCTCCCCCAAGTCCACACCGTGCCGTTACTTTTTAGAGCAATAGAATGGTCATAACCTCCTGCAATAGCTGTCACATCTGAAAGAAAACTAACTTGTAAAGGAAGATTACTTCCTATTGTTGTTCCATTTCCAAGTTCACCATAACTATTCTGCCCCCATGCCCATGCAATACTATCGTTGCATATAGCAAGAGATTGGAGCCCACCAGCAGCAATTGTTTGTGCAGAACTCGATAGGTAATTAAATAGAAAAGAGAGTAGTATGGGTACCGATTTTGAAGTAAATTTTATCATGTCTATATTTTTGTACAAACTTTGATTTTCAAAACGAGATTTGTAAATTAAACTTGATGAACATATCGACAAATTGTCTCAGGTACTTTTCAATTATTTATTTTTATCGATTCTGCATCTTATGTTATTGCGTTCTTAGATTTTTAATCCGATAATCACAACATCATCCACCTGCTCCAAAGGCCCTTTCCAATCATCAAAGGTGGTTTCAATAATATGCTGCTGACGCTCAATCTTGTCGTTAGAAATTTCAGTTAATAATTCTTTCAATTTTTTGTATTTGAATTTTTTGCCTTTGGGGCCACCAAACTGATCGGCATACCCATCGCTATACAAATACACACAATCTCCTTTTTTCAATTGAATGGTGTGGTTTTGATAATTGTCAACCCTTCCATCCAGGTTTACACCAATCGGAAATTTATCTGCTTTTATTTCGTTCAATGCACCATTGGTGATATAGTATAACGAATTAAATGCTCCGGCATATTGCAGCTCCAGTGTTTTTAGATTCAATGTACACAAGGATAAATCCATTCCATCTTTTACACCTTTGCCCGTTTCGGATTGACGTAATGTTTTTGTAACACCGGCATCCAGGTGTTTTAAAATTTCGGAAGGCTTTAACAATCCCACTTCGTTTACTGCTTGTGTCAACAAGTTAAATCCTACTACACTCATTAAAGCGCCCGGCACTCCGTGTCCGGTGCAATCCACAGCTGCAAAACAAATGGTATCACCTTTTTGCTCAATCCAATAAAAATCACCACTCACAATGTCTTTCGGGCGATAAAAAATAAAACTTTCGGGTAATATTTTTTTCCAATGATCTACCGGAGGCAGAATAGATTCTTGAATACGCTTCGCATAGTTAATGCTATCCGTAATTTCTTTTTTCTGTAAGGTGATTTCGGAATTGCGGTGTTCTAATAAATCGTTTGCTTTTTGTTTTAACTGATAGCGGTTGTATAAAAAGCCGGTAAGCAATAAAATCAACAATACTGCGATGATTAATACCACCATCCAGAGTTTGTTTTTATTTAATTCCAGTTCCTTTATTTCATCATTTTTGGTAAGCAGTTCAATTTCTTTTTGCTTTTTTTCACTCTCGTATTTTGTTTGAAGCTCATTCATTTGTCGGCTCGACTCGGCATTAAAAATGGAATCCTTCATGTTCATCAACAAACCTTGGTACTCGTATGCTTTTTGATAATTGTGCTGCGACTGATATGCAAAGGCCATCATTTCGTAGCCTCTACTCATCAAATCTTTAGAGCCAATCTCCTTTGATATTTGCAAGGCTTGGTTATAGTATTCAAATCCTTTTGCAAACAAGTTGCGGGAGCAATGGTTGGAGCCCATGCTGTAAAGTGAAACAGCTAACCCATAACGATCTTTTAATTTTTTACGAATCTCCAGCGATTCTTCAAAACAAGTATATGCCTTGTCGTACAGCTTTTGATCCTCATACACACTGCCAATATTATTTAAGGTAAGAGCTGTTCCATTGTCGTCATTGTTTTCTCTTCTCACTTTCAGCGCCATGGAATAGTATTCCAAACTTTTTTCAACTCCCTTTCAGTTTGTATACCAAGCCAATGTTGTGCAAGGAGCTGCCAATGCCTTTTTGATTATTTATTTCTTTTTTAATTGCCAATGAGCGGTTGTGAAATTCCAACGCCTCATCGTATTTTTTTTGTATTTGATAAATCAATGCAATGTTGTTCAGCGTGCTACCCATCTGCCATTTGCCTTTTTCAGTGTCTTCCACCAAGGCCAGCGATTCCATATAATATTTTAAAGCTTTGTTATAATCTGCTTTATCATCGTAGATTAATCCAATATTATTAAGGGCAACAGCTAATCTCGATTTATCACCCAGCTCCTCGGCCATTTTTTTTGCCATTTGGTGGTATTCCAATGCCTGGTCGTAGTTGCTACTATAGTAGAGGATAAGTCCGAGCACACTATAGGAATTCATCTCCCCTTTTTTATATTTTATTTTTTTAGCAAGGGCAAGTGCTTCGGCAGCATTTTGGTGCGCTAAGGTTGAATCGTTAGAAACATATTCGTGAGCAATTTCATTTAACAAATTAATTTTAGTGGTGTCGGCAGTCGCTTTTGCTATTTCCGTTTTCAAGCTATCAATTAGTTTGTCGGTTTTTTGAGCAAAAGAAATTTGGCTCAAGCATAACATCGAGAAGAGTAGTAGAAAAGTAGTTTTTATTTTATTCATGTGTACCGATACTGAAAGATATAAAATATATTTAAGTCTTTTTATCCTTTAACAACCGTTTCAGATTTTTGTGTATGTAGTTCTCATTCGGCAACAATGATTGCTGAATACGTTTGGCATATTGGATGCTATCCAATATTTCTTTTTGCTTTTCATCCACAATGTTCTTTTGTTCTTCAATAATGGTTTTCTGTTTTCTGGTAATACGCAAACGATTGATTACAAATAGCGAAAAGAGGATCACCAGAATCAATCCACCAGCAGTGCTGTAGAGAATAATGTTTTGTTTTTGTTTTTGTTCTGCAGCAATGGCAATTTCTTTCTCGCGTTCTTTTTCGTCCAATGCTTTTTGCTTTTCGTAAGCCGACTGCATTTCCTGCTGCATTACTTCTCTTTGGCTGTTCTCACTTTGCATGCTATCATTCATTTGCGTATACAGCTCATGCATGGCAAGTGATTCTTTATAGCGCCCCGTTTGTTTGTAGCATTTAAATAAAGCAAAACTGAGGTGGCTCATATGAAGTACAGCTTCTGATTCTTTGGCAATTTTTAAACCTTTCTCATATAATTCAATGGCTGTTTTGTAGTCTGCTTCATCATGGTAGGTTTTTCCTAGATTGTAAAACGACATGGCTTGCCCTCGTATATCTCCAACTTGTTCCCTTATTTTTAATCCTCTGTTATAATAGTCGCGGGCCTTCTTAATGTCTTTCAAATCGTAATAAATGCTGCCAATATTATTATAGGCCGTAGCAATACCAACATTGTCTCCCAGCTCTTCGCGTATTTTTAAGCTGCGTGTATAATATTCTATGGCGAGGGTGTTTTCACCATTCGAGGAATAGATGGATCCAAGGTTATTATACGAAGCCGCCATGCCATTCTTATCGCCTACTTCCTCTCTTATTTTTAAACTCCTTTTATAGTATTCAAGTGCTTTATCTAAATTCTTCAGATCCGTATAAATAGCACCCATATTGTTGATACAGGATGCCTCCCCTTTTTTATCTCCAATCTCTTCTCTAATTTTTAAGCTTCTTGTAAAATAGTCGATTGCATTTGCATAATCGCCTTTAAAATAAAAGGTGGTGCCTTGTGTATTTAAAGCCTGACCTTGATATTTTTTATTGCCCACTTTTTTTGCATAATCAAACAGTTGTTGTGCATAATAAAATGAACTATCGGTGTTGGAATAAATGTAAGCTTCAAAGCTAAGAGTAGAAAGCGCCTCCATTCGTGAAGTATCCGGTTTACTCGGATTCTTCCAGATCTTAATTAGGCTGTCGACATTCACTTGAGCGCTCCCAAGTAAACTTATAGAAAGGAATAGTATGGATAAAAAATGTTTCATGTAATTTATAGTCAAATATACTAATACTGCCATTTAAATCAACAATTCCGGACAATCATAATACATTTTAAAAAAAATACTTTATATTTGATAGCGTTATTCTAAAAATCGTTTAAAACTCTTTCCTATGGCTATAAATTCAGGTTTTAAAAACAGTGTAAAAGCAAGTATTCTAATGTCGGCCTTGGTATTGGTTGGTTGTGGTTCCGAAGGTGGCGAGGGTTCAACCGGTGCCAACGATTCCATTCCTGTATTGGATTCCATGCCGCATCATACTTCCGAAAATGCATTTTATTCTATTCCTTCGCCTATCCAGCTCGGACAAATGTTGCAACGTGCAGGAGCAACCTATGATAAAAAGGTGTTAAACCCGACCGACAATGCGGCAAAATATTCGAAATTAGATAGCAAAGCACTCAATTTGGGTGTATATGGTGCCGACTTAAGCTACTCAGCCGTGTTTAATCAACCGCAAGAAGTGATGTCGTATTTAACCAGCTCTAAAAAATTAGCCGAAGACTTAGGCATCACCACCAGCTTTTCGGCATCGGTGATGGAGCGCATGGAAAAAAATACCGGTAACCGCGATTCATTATTATACATCATCTCCGAATTGTTCCTTAACTCCAACGAAGCATTAAAAGAAAATGATCAATCCAATATTTCGGTATTGGTATTGGCAGGTGGATTTATTGAAGGTATGTATGTGGGAACACAAGTTGCTAAAACGGTAAAAGACAACAAAGCCATTCATGCCCGCATTGGCGAATTCAGAGGCTCACTCAGCAATTTAATTATGTTGGTAAGCACCGTAAACGGTTCATCCGGATACGATGTGTTGGCCGATTTAAAAAGCATCAAAGCCATTTATGACGAAAGTGCTGTAACCGAAGAAAAACCAACCACAACCGTGGATACTACTAAAAAGGTAATGACCATTGGTGGAAAATCCAATTATACATTATCAAAAGAGCAGATTGAAAAAATTACAGAATTGGTAGCAACCATCAGAGCAAAAATTATTAAACCATAATTGGTAACACCCCACAACATAAACTAACTATTTAACACCAACAATATGGCAACGATTTTAAGAATACTGTTTATAGTATTAATAGTAAATACAGCAAGTTTTGCGCAATGCAATGGTTTTGCAAAAAAGAGTATATCCAAATTAAAACCCTATTTAAACACCCAACAAGTGTTTAGCACGGTTTTGTTAAACGGAGATAAAACACAACTCTCGTCTACCTTTTATTATGGTGACGAATATCGTTTGTTAATCACGGCAGACGATAAGCTTGGAAAAATTCAGTTGAATGTAAAAGATGCACAAGGTGTAATTGTATATTCAACCAAAGCATACGGAACCATTATGTGGGATTTTAATGTGGAGTCGTCACAAGATTTAACATTGGAAGTAGTAACTCCCGAAGCAACAGCAGGATCAACTGAAGATAAAAGCGGTTGTGTTGCAATTGTGATTGGGTTTAAGTAGACCTCACCCCAGCCCTCTCCGAAGGAGAGGGAGTTTGAATTGTAATTTTTTAAACCCTTCTCTTTAAAATGGAGAAGGGTTTTTTATTTTTGGCAGCTCCGTAGGAGCGTTCTATAGTTAAAACAGGATTCGAGTTAAAAACAGAGCTCCATAGGAGCGACCCGTGTTATATTTTTTCAAAGGTGAACGATAACATGATTTCGTTTCTGAATTGGAATTTATATGGAGGATAAGGCATATACCGGATTCTATTGTCAAAAATGAGATCTAAGTATTTAAAGATTTTAACGATTATTCTGTTTCTAAAATCAATGTCGAATTTAGAACGGTTGATTGCATTGGCAAAACAGCGAGAATAATTTTCCCAGCGCACTTTTGATCCGAAACTTTTTCGAATATAAGTTTGTAATCCAATCCCATATTCGGAGGTGATGAGTGTTTTGTTATAGATAATATCATTTTGTTGTTTGTTCGGTTCGAAATCGAGAATAGGGCTGGTTGAAGTCCTTAGGGTAACAAATGTTAAATTTATTCTACTGGTTTTCCAGAATCGAAATGTTGTTCCGTAGCCTAAATCAATATTCATTGGATTTCCGAAGCCCGAAACCCAACGGTTGTAATAATATCCGCTATCGTGATATTGGTTTTCATAGGTTGATAAAAATTGCGAA
This Bacteroidota bacterium DNA region includes the following protein-coding sequences:
- a CDS encoding T9SS type A sorting domain-containing protein, translating into MIKFTSKSVPILLSFLFNYLSSSAQTIAAGGLQSLAICNDSIAWAWGQNSYGELGNGTTIGSNLPLQVSFLSDVTAIAGGYDHSIALKSNGTVWTWGRNTEGQLGNGNNINSSIPIQVTSLSNIIAIASGHHFSLALKNDGTVWTWGDNDNGQLGDSTNTNSNLPVQAYFLTDIISISSLADHFLALKNDSTVWACGSNSFGQLGDGTTVDSNFPIQITALSGISKIACGYYHSLALKSDSTIWSWGYNLNGQLGDGTNINSSIPNQVSSLFPVKAIAGGFIHSLAIKSDGTIWTWGGNGNGQLGNGSFTSSNIPLQVSSLSSITSIAGNAHSLALKNDGTLWAFGYNAAGQLGDGSTTTRTIPIQVNSLCPVINNIIENNEHQYFSVYPNPSNGKFTIDDSYLKDKIKAIKIYTILGETVFNQIYVKEVNISELPRGVYIVELSNKKNTYKKRIIIQ
- a CDS encoding tetratricopeptide repeat protein, which gives rise to MKHFLSILFLSISLLGSAQVNVDSLIKIWKNPSKPDTSRMEALSTLSFEAYIYSNTDSSFYYAQQLFDYAKKVGNKKYQGQALNTQGTTFYFKGDYANAIDYFTRSLKIREEIGDKKGEASCINNMGAIYTDLKNLDKALEYYKRSLKIREEVGDKNGMAASYNNLGSIYSSNGENTLAIEYYTRSLKIREELGDNVGIATAYNNIGSIYYDLKDIKKARDYYNRGLKIREQVGDIRGQAMSFYNLGKTYHDEADYKTAIELYEKGLKIAKESEAVLHMSHLSFALFKCYKQTGRYKESLAMHELYTQMNDSMQSENSQREVMQQEMQSAYEKQKALDEKEREKEIAIAAEQKQKQNIILYSTAGGLILVILFSLFVINRLRITRKQKTIIEEQKNIVDEKQKEILDSIQYAKRIQQSLLPNENYIHKNLKRLLKDKKT
- a CDS encoding DUF420 domain-containing protein, which gives rise to MSDKAVFRVVMGISIFVFVAVVILNKKILPVPEVIPDFVYKLPKLNAMINGTCTLLLLLSLYMIKQKNIVVHKKLNIFAFVLSSLFLVSYITYHWMAQETAYPAEAPARSVYLMILISHIILAALVLPLILLSFYYGLKAQSEGGVEYIKKHRKLTRWSYPIWLYVTITGVVVYVMISPFYTH
- a CDS encoding tetratricopeptide repeat protein → MNKIKTTFLLLFSMLCLSQISFAQKTDKLIDSLKTEIAKATADTTKINLLNEIAHEYVSNDSTLAHQNAAEALALAKKIKYKKGEMNSYSVLGLILYYSSNYDQALEYHQMAKKMAEELGDKSRLAVALNNIGLIYDDKADYNKALKYYMESLALVEDTEKGKWQMGSTLNNIALIYQIQKKYDEALEFHNRSLAIKKEINNQKGIGSSLHNIGLVYKLKGS
- a CDS encoding SCO family protein, with product MNTAPKTPFYKDKKKLVILLFLLSFPSALYVFLSVGKTNFIHLQYFGEKEIAPNGKDTIYHTVAPFSFINQDGKTVTDKDYNGKIYVVDYFFTTCKTICPKMTSELLRVQNKFAYTKGLVQILSHTVDPENDSVPVLKAYSEMVHADTKMWTFVTGDKKELYDMARTSYLLNATEGDGGPDDFVHSELFILIDKEKHIRGIYDGTDIKAVSNLMDDIKVLMAEYMIHQKPDKVVIGKPEKNKTNE
- a CDS encoding tetratricopeptide repeat protein; the encoded protein is MEYYSMALKVRRENNDDNGTALTLNNIGSVYEDQKLYDKAYTCFEESLEIRKKLKDRYGLAVSLYSMGSNHCSRNLFAKGFEYYNQALQISKEIGSKDLMSRGYEMMAFAYQSQHNYQKAYEYQGLLMNMKDSIFNAESSRQMNELQTKYESEKKQKEIELLTKNDEIKELELNKNKLWMVVLIIAVLLILLLTGFLYNRYQLKQKANDLLEHRNSEITLQKKEITDSINYAKRIQESILPPVDHWKKILPESFIFYRPKDIVSGDFYWIEQKGDTICFAAVDCTGHGVPGALMSVVGFNLLTQAVNEVGLLKPSEILKHLDAGVTKTLRQSETGKGVKDGMDLSLCTLNLKTLELQYAGAFNSLYYITNGALNEIKADKFPIGVNLDGRVDNYQNHTIQLKKGDCVYLYSDGYADQFGGPKGKKFKYKKLKELLTEISNDKIERQQHIIETTFDDWKGPLEQVDDVVIIGLKI
- a CDS encoding DUF3078 domain-containing protein, whose protein sequence is MQNKFRNYKIEICYILILFTIKTFGFNAKDSSRKSLNFPNTITYSNNFSASYVHYKNWKYNGNNNYSFLVRSAINYDSIGNFLETHIRFNGELGYMKFVDSVWYKNSDCIDFSTEIIKKTNKQFENIFTFYFNSQFLSTYENQYHDSGYYYNRWVSGFGNPMNIDLGYGTTFRFWKTSRINLTFVTLRTSTSPILDFEPNKQQNDIIYNKTLITSEYGIGLQTYIRKSFGSKVRWENYSRCFANAINRSKFDIDFRNRIIVKIFKYLDLIFDNRIRYMPYPPYKFQFRNEIMLSFTFEKI